TTGCCCCGATTAACCTAGACTTGAGAAAAAAGCTGATTTTTGTGACTATGGCGACCTTTTCCTCCCTCGAAATTTTTAACCCCCATCTTTCGGCCATGGCTTTGGGGGCGGATTTCCATTGGCAGACCCAGGGAGAAAAGGGCCATCTGGCTTTGACTTTAATTCCCCAAGCTGACGGTCAATGGTTATCACTGTTGGGGGGAAAACTGCGCTTTTGGCTACGGGGCATTAGTTTAACAGTCCAGGCTGAAGGCGCGACCACTGACCATGGGCAAAAATTTTTTAATGTGGGGGAGATAGTTTTCCCGTCAGAAGCTGTTTCTCCCCAAACTGTAAATGTTGAACTTGCCCTAACTGGACAATGGGCCCGACTCCAGGCAGAAGTTAAAGCAGAAGCTCGGCAGGTGGCGATCGCCGAAACCCAAGGCCTGTGGCCACCGGATTTGAGTCCGAACCAATTGGCTATTGCCGATCGCCTGTTGGCTAAGTTTATAGCGGAAAATTACCTAACTCCGGCCCTTTGTTGGGGTCAATGGCTCCTGAGCAAATCAGTCGATGCCGATCCTCAAATTATCTGGCAACCTCTATACAATGTCGAAAATAATCGCACCGTAACGGAAGCAGACACCGGGAACCTTGGCGATCGCCTGCAATTAATCATCAACTCCCCCCAGTTGGATTGCCTTACCCTGGGGAAGTTAGTCGGTTTGGACCCGCAACGGGATTTGGCGGGAGGCAAATTTGTGGGTGCTAACCTCAACAGCATTGACCTTAGTAATGGCCAACTAATGGACAGCAATTTCCGGGGAGCTATTCTGACCGACAGCGATTTGAGTAATACCGATCTCCGCCGGTCCAATTTTCGGGGTGCAGACCTGAGTGGCGCTTACCTAGAAGGGGCTAATCTCAGCCAAGTTGATTTTCGTAAAAGTAGTTTAGCCCTAGCAACTTTAATCGGCACAGACCTACGGGAAGCGGATTTGCGGGGAGCCACTCTCCAAAACGTCAATTTCAGTGGCGCAAAGGTGGAAAATCTCAGTTTTGGTGACAATCCGGGGTTAGCTCCCAGTCAGGAAGCTTGGTTACTGGAAAATGGTGCCCAGTTAGCTTCCGAATCGGTGCAGGAAATGTTACGCTGATAGCTGGTGTGAATTCTTTTCGCAAGATGAAAGGGTCAGCCCAAGTCTGTCCTGGACACGTAGCTCAGTGGATAGAGCATCAGGTTCCGGTCCTGAGGGTCGGGGGTTCGAATCCCTCCGTGTTCGTCTAGTTCCATTACCTTTCATAAACCTTTGTGTCCCCAAGCAGTGTGATATGATGGGGAGTGCTCAATTTTTAGACTAAAGAAATAAAGTTAAACCCCGATGGCAAAAAAATCCATGATCGAGCGGGATAAGCGTCGTAGCCGCTTGGTAGCAAAGTATGCTGCTAAACGGGAAGCGCTCAAAGAAGAATTCCGTCAAGCTGAAACCCTAGAAGACAAATTAGCTGTTCACCAAAAATTGCAGGATTTACCCCGCAATAGCGCCCCCAACCGTCGCCGTAACCGCTGTCAGGTTACAGGTCGTCCCCGTTCCTACTACCGTGACTTTGGCCTTTGCCGCAATGTTTTACGGGAATGGGCCCACCAGGGTCTTTTGCCCGGTGTAACCAAGTCTAGCTGGTAATATTGCCCAGTTCTGGCTGTGGGTGATCGAGGCTTTGATTGCTTCCTGTAGGGAAACTCGAACCCCTAATCATAGTTGCTGGAGTCTGACCCACTAGCATTTGTAATTCAATCTGATCAATTTCCCCCAAAACCTAGGTTAATGGGGGATTTTTACTGGCTGAGTTAAACCAATTACAGATTATTTAACCGACGACGTAGGTCGTCCAATTCCTGGTCAATCACCGCATCATCTTGACTGGCATTATTAGCTGGTACTGAGGAATCAACAGGAGCCGCTTCGAGTTGGGGCGTAGCGGCAGAGGTTCCCGGTAATGCTCCACCGGCCATGGAAGCTTTCAGGGCGGCCAACTCGTCTTCTACCCCACTGCTGGCTTCCAACTGGGCAAACTGGTTCTCGATGCCAAAGCCGGCTAACTCCCCTGCCGCTTGGGAAGTGGCTTCCATATCCAGTACCTTGTTCTCCATCCGTTCAAAAGCACTAGTAGCACTGCTAGTACCTAAGCCCCCGAGGGTTTGCTGCAGTTCAGCATTAGCCTTGGCCGCTTTGGCCCTGGCCTGCAACATATTTTTCTTGGTTTTAGCTTCGGAAATTTTTGCTTCTAGAGCCGCGAGGTTGCGACGGAGATTCTCCGACATGGTCCTCTGTTGGGCTAGCTGGGTTTGGTACGCCGCCGCCGTATCTGTCAGACTTTTTTTGCGGGCCAGGGCTTCCCTAGCCAAATTTTCTTCCCCATTGGTGAGGGCTAATTTTGCCCGGTCTTCCCATTTCTTGGCTTCCTGGGTGTCTTGGTTAAGACGTTGCTCTGTTCGTTTTTCTTCGGCGATCGTGCGGGCAACGGCCTGGCGGAGTTGCACCAGGTCTTCCTGCATATCGATCACGGCCTGTTCCAGAACTTTTTCTGGATCTTCAGCTTTACTGACGAGGTCGTTGAGGTTAGCCCGGACGACGCGGCCTAAACGGTCAAATAATCCCATGTCTTACTTATCCTCTCAAAATCGCTGGGGGTTAACGAATGGGGGTCTGTACAGAAGTCCGCATAAGGGGGACTAAGGAGTTGGCCCTATGTTGATCCAGTGTAAACCAAGCCCGCAGACACTAGACAGCCTTGGAGTTGGTTTTAGTGGCTTTCGCCATGGTGCCCTACCCTAGAATGGAAACACAGGTAGTCCAATCGAGATTTGATTGTGGAGGCATAGCGTTATGGCAAGTCTATTTAAAATTTTGCGCTCCCTTGCCATTCCAGCGGTGATTGCTGGTCTGGCTTTTATCAGCATCGGTGATATGTTTTTGCCCGATCCCTGGGCTAGTTATAGCAAAAACACCAGGGAACAAATTAATCAAAAATTATTGGGGATGGCTCCAAAGCCAAATATTAAAAAGCCCAGTGAAATGAGGGAAAAACAACTTGAACAGTTAAAGTAGTTGGGCTTGGGCTTAATTGCTATTCCTAGTCTGCTGACAAGATTTTGCCCTACCCGCCGAATCCTTTCGTTATCCTTCCCTACCCGTAACCTATTTTTCCATGGCGATCGCCAAATTACCCCGTCAAATTCTGCCCAACCTGTATCGTTTTGCACCCAATCGGGACACCCTGGGGGGAACAGCCTATTTATTAATCACTGGGGAGGGCAATGTGTTGATCGATTGTCCGGCTTGGCATGAAGACAATGAAGCATGGTTGGGGGAACAAGGCCCGGTGCGTTGGCTATGTCTGACCCATCGAGATGGCCATGGCCCCAAAGTGAAAACAATCCAGGAAAAGTTAAGCTGTCAGGTGGTGGTACAGGAACAGGAGGCTTACCTTTTGCCCGGGGCAAGGATATGTCGTTTTCGGGAACAATTGGCGATGGCCCCGTTCCTCACGGCCATCTGGACTCCTGGTTATTCTCCCGGTGCTAGTTGCTATTACTGGGGAGAGAACGGCGGTATTCTTTTCACCGGCCGTCATTTACTGCCCGATGGGGAAGGTAATCTAAGGGCCATTAAGCAGGCTAAAACATTCCACTGGCCCCGTCAGCAAGCCAGTGTGGAAAAAATTCATCGCTATTTGGATGAAAAAAATCTGCCCCTCAGAGCGGTTTGCCCAGGGGGAAATGTGGGTTATTTGCGGGGAGAAGATTGGTGCTTAAATCCGAGGGAATCACTGGAGTCAATGCTCAGGGAGTTTCAGGCAAAAGTCTAACGGCAGTTAAGACCATGTAAGCCCCCAATCAAACTGGGGAGGTGGCATTTGCCTAAATCCAAATCTCCCCTTCCGCACAAAACTTGACTGACTAGGACTAGGGTTAAACGGCCTGGGGTTGTTGCTGGGGCTGGAACTGGAAGAGAGAATAAACCACGTTGCGGCGGATATCGATCATCATTTCCAGGAACATTTCATAACCTTCTTGCTTATATTCAATCAAGGGATCTTTTTGTCCATAGCCCCGTAAACCGATGGATTCCCGGAGAGCTTCCATGGACTGGAGATGCTCCCGCCAGAGATTGTCGATCTGTTGGAGGATAAAATACCGTTCCGCCTCCCGCATTAGTCCTGGACGCACCTTATCTACCTGGGTTTCTTTCAGATCATAGGCTTTGCGGACTTCTTCGTGGAAGAAGGTTTTCATTTCCCACACGGTCATATCCCCCAAATCTTCCACCGTTAGGTCTTCGAGTAAATAAACGAACTGCTTAGCCTTGTCGAGCATATTTTCCACGTCCCATTCCTCCGGGGGCAATTCCGGGTTGACGTATGCATCGACAATTTCATCCATGGTTTTTTCGGCATAAACTAGCACCTGCTCTTTTAAATCCAAACCTTCCAGCACCCGCCGCCGCTCTGCATAGATAGCTTTCCGCTGATTATTCATCACCTCGTCATACTCAAACACCTGCTTACGGATGTCGTAGTAATAGGTTTCCACCTTCTTCTGGGCCCCTTCTAGGGAACCGGTGAGCATTTTGGATTCAATAGGCATATCTTCTTCCACCCGGAACATATTCATTAGTCCCGCCACCCGATCGCCGCCGAAGATGCGGAGTAAGTTATCCTCCAAGCTGAGGAAAAAGCGTGTGGAGCCCGGGTCCCCTTGGCGACCAGCCCGCCCCCGCAATTGGTTATCTACCCGACGGGATTCATGGCGTTCCGTGCCAATGACGTGCAGTCCCCCCAACTCTACCACTTCTTTATGTTCCGCTGAGGTTAGAACTTCGTATTCCCTGCGAATTTGGTTATACACCTCCCGCAGTTTGAGAATCACAGGATCATCGGTGGGGCCCTTCTCCGAGGCGATCGCCAATTTGTCTTCTGCTTCCAGTTCTGTTAAACTTTGCAGACCGTACTGATCCACTGCAAATTTAACAGCTTTTTTGAGTAAGTCTTCCGTTTCCTGGCTAATGGTAGTGGGGTAAATGTCCGGCGATACTTGCCAGGTTTTCACCTTTTTTTTGCCATTTTGATTGCCAAACCCCTGGGGTTTTTCTCGGCCACTGACCCAACCTGTTACCCCAGCCCCCAGTTCGTCATCTTCCGGGCGGACAATTTTCGGCATTAAATATTCCCGCACTTTCAGGCGAGCCATATAGTCCGAGTTCCCCCCCAAAATAATGTCCGTACCCCGACCAGCCATGTTGGTAGCAATGGTTACCGCCCCTTTGCGTCCTGCCTGGGCCACAATTTCCGATTCCCTTTCTACATTCTCCGGCCGAGCATTGAGCAAGTTATGGTGAATGCCGCTGGACTGCAACAGTCGGGAAATAACTTCTGATTTTTCCACGCTAGTAGTACCCACCAGGATGGGACGACCCTGTTGGTGCAATTCTTCGCATTCCAATGCTACCGCTTTCCACTTTGCTTCTTCGTTTTTATAGACCACATCGGGCCAATCCTGACGGCTAGAAGGACGGTTAGTAGGGGTAATGGTTACCTGGAGGTTATAAACCTTTTCCAATTCCGTTTCTTCCGTTTTGGCTGTCCCCGTCATGCCGGAAAGTTTGGGGTAAAGCAGAAAGAAATTTTGGTAAGTAATAGTGGCCAAAGTTTGACTTTCCTTTTGGATTTCCACCCGCTCCTTAGCTTCGATCGCCTGGTGCAAACCGTCACTCCAACGGCGACCGACCATAATCCGACCGGTGAATTCATCCACAATCACGACTTCCCCATTACGAACAATGTAATTCACATCTTTGAGGAATAATTCCTTCGCTTTGATGGCATTGAAAATGTAGTGGGCCCAGGGATCATTCTTGTCGAATAAATCCGTGGTTTGTAACAATTGTTCCGCCTTCTCAAAGCCTTCATCGGTCATGAGCACGTTACGCTGTTTTTCATCCACTTCATAATGAATCTCCGGCTCCAACTGGGCGGCAATGTCCGACGCTTGCAAATATTTCTCTGTGGGGCGCTCCACTTGACCAGAAATGATCAAAGGAGTACGGGCTTCATCAATTAAAATCGAGTCAACTTCGTCAATGATGCAAAAATTAAAGGGGCGCTGTACCACTTCAATCATGGCGGTGGACATGTTGTCCCGTAAATAGTCAAACCCTAGTTCGCTGTTGGTGGTGTAGGTAATATCGCAGGCGTAATTCTTTTTCCTTTCCTCAGGATTCATGCCGGACTGTACTAGACCCACCGTTAAGCCCAAAAAGCGATGGATTTGCCCCATCCATTCCGCATCCCGCCGGGCCAGGTAATCGTTCACCGTCACCACATGGACCCCTTTGCCCGTTAAACCGTTCAGATAGGAAGGTAGAGTGGCCACCAGGGTTTTTCCTTCCCCAGTTTTCATTTCCGCAATTTGCCCTTTGTGGAGAATAATGCCCCCCAACAGTTGCACGTCAAAGTGACGCATACCCAACACCCGTTTCCCCGCTTCCCGCACCACGGCAAAGGCTTCTGGCAAAATTTCGTCTAGGATTTCTTCTGTTTCCGCATCGCTGCGGGCCTTATCCAACGCTTCCCGAAATTCGACGGTTTTATACTTCAACTCATCGTCAGACAGCTTTTCAATGTCCTCTTCGTAGAGGTTGACCTCCGCCACGTAGGGTTGAAACTTTTTCAGTTTGCGGGTATTGGGATCACCAAAGAGGGCTTTTAACATGGGACTTGGGATAGGGAACCGATGGGCAGTCTAACTGGGGAATTTAACGGTCAGGCGATCACCATTC
The genomic region above belongs to Synechocystis sp. PCC 6803 substr. PCC-P and contains:
- a CDS encoding pentapeptide repeat-containing protein, giving the protein MPQRLPRGLFAPINLDLRKKLIFVTMATFSSLEIFNPHLSAMALGADFHWQTQGEKGHLALTLIPQADGQWLSLLGGKLRFWLRGISLTVQAEGATTDHGQKFFNVGEIVFPSEAVSPQTVNVELALTGQWARLQAEVKAEARQVAIAETQGLWPPDLSPNQLAIADRLLAKFIAENYLTPALCWGQWLLSKSVDADPQIIWQPLYNVENNRTVTEADTGNLGDRLQLIINSPQLDCLTLGKLVGLDPQRDLAGGKFVGANLNSIDLSNGQLMDSNFRGAILTDSDLSNTDLRRSNFRGADLSGAYLEGANLSQVDFRKSSLALATLIGTDLREADLRGATLQNVNFSGAKVENLSFGDNPGLAPSQEAWLLENGAQLASESVQEMLR
- the rpsN gene encoding 30S ribosomal protein S14 gives rise to the protein MAKKSMIERDKRRSRLVAKYAAKREALKEEFRQAETLEDKLAVHQKLQDLPRNSAPNRRRNRCQVTGRPRSYYRDFGLCRNVLREWAHQGLLPGVTKSSW
- a CDS encoding PspA/IM30 family protein, yielding MGLFDRLGRVVRANLNDLVSKAEDPEKVLEQAVIDMQEDLVQLRQAVARTIAEEKRTEQRLNQDTQEAKKWEDRAKLALTNGEENLAREALARKKSLTDTAAAYQTQLAQQRTMSENLRRNLAALEAKISEAKTKKNMLQARAKAAKANAELQQTLGGLGTSSATSAFERMENKVLDMEATSQAAGELAGFGIENQFAQLEASSGVEDELAALKASMAGGALPGTSAATPQLEAAPVDSSVPANNASQDDAVIDQELDDLRRRLNNL
- a CDS encoding MBL fold metallo-hydrolase, translating into MAIAKLPRQILPNLYRFAPNRDTLGGTAYLLITGEGNVLIDCPAWHEDNEAWLGEQGPVRWLCLTHRDGHGPKVKTIQEKLSCQVVVQEQEAYLLPGARICRFREQLAMAPFLTAIWTPGYSPGASCYYWGENGGILFTGRHLLPDGEGNLRAIKQAKTFHWPRQQASVEKIHRYLDEKNLPLRAVCPGGNVGYLRGEDWCLNPRESLESMLREFQAKV
- the secA gene encoding preprotein translocase subunit SecA, translating into MLKALFGDPNTRKLKKFQPYVAEVNLYEEDIEKLSDDELKYKTVEFREALDKARSDAETEEILDEILPEAFAVVREAGKRVLGMRHFDVQLLGGIILHKGQIAEMKTGEGKTLVATLPSYLNGLTGKGVHVVTVNDYLARRDAEWMGQIHRFLGLTVGLVQSGMNPEERKKNYACDITYTTNSELGFDYLRDNMSTAMIEVVQRPFNFCIIDEVDSILIDEARTPLIISGQVERPTEKYLQASDIAAQLEPEIHYEVDEKQRNVLMTDEGFEKAEQLLQTTDLFDKNDPWAHYIFNAIKAKELFLKDVNYIVRNGEVVIVDEFTGRIMVGRRWSDGLHQAIEAKERVEIQKESQTLATITYQNFFLLYPKLSGMTGTAKTEETELEKVYNLQVTITPTNRPSSRQDWPDVVYKNEEAKWKAVALECEELHQQGRPILVGTTSVEKSEVISRLLQSSGIHHNLLNARPENVERESEIVAQAGRKGAVTIATNMAGRGTDIILGGNSDYMARLKVREYLMPKIVRPEDDELGAGVTGWVSGREKPQGFGNQNGKKKVKTWQVSPDIYPTTISQETEDLLKKAVKFAVDQYGLQSLTELEAEDKLAIASEKGPTDDPVILKLREVYNQIRREYEVLTSAEHKEVVELGGLHVIGTERHESRRVDNQLRGRAGRQGDPGSTRFFLSLEDNLLRIFGGDRVAGLMNMFRVEEDMPIESKMLTGSLEGAQKKVETYYYDIRKQVFEYDEVMNNQRKAIYAERRRVLEGLDLKEQVLVYAEKTMDEIVDAYVNPELPPEEWDVENMLDKAKQFVYLLEDLTVEDLGDMTVWEMKTFFHEEVRKAYDLKETQVDKVRPGLMREAERYFILQQIDNLWREHLQSMEALRESIGLRGYGQKDPLIEYKQEGYEMFLEMMIDIRRNVVYSLFQFQPQQQPQAV